A genome region from Bacteroides stercoris ATCC 43183 includes the following:
- a CDS encoding thymidylate synthase, with product MKQYLDLLNRVLTEGIEKSDRTGTGTISVFGHQMRFNMDEGFPCLTTKKLHLKSIIHELLWFLKGDTNVKYLQENGVRIWNEWADENGDLGHIYGYQWRSWPDYKGGTIDQISEAVETIKHNPDSRRIIVSAWNVGDLDNMNLPPCHAFFQFYVANGRLSLQLYQRSADIFLGVPFNIASYALLLQMVAQVTGLKAGDFVHTLGDAHIYLNHLEQVKLQLSREPRALSQMKINPDVKNIFDFKYEDFELVNYNPHPHIAGKVAV from the coding sequence ATGAAACAATATTTAGACTTACTCAACCGTGTACTGACTGAAGGCATAGAAAAAAGCGACCGTACCGGAACCGGTACAATCAGCGTATTCGGACACCAGATGCGTTTCAATATGGACGAGGGCTTCCCTTGTCTGACTACCAAGAAACTTCATTTGAAATCCATTATCCACGAACTGCTCTGGTTCCTGAAAGGCGATACAAACGTAAAATACCTGCAAGAGAACGGGGTACGCATCTGGAATGAATGGGCCGATGAGAATGGAGATTTGGGGCATATCTACGGTTACCAATGGCGTTCGTGGCCAGATTACAAAGGCGGAACCATCGACCAAATCAGTGAAGCGGTGGAAACAATCAAGCACAACCCCGATTCACGCCGTATCATAGTGAGTGCCTGGAACGTCGGCGATTTGGACAACATGAATCTGCCGCCTTGCCATGCATTCTTTCAGTTTTATGTAGCCAACGGACGACTCAGTCTGCAACTTTACCAACGCAGCGCGGATATTTTTCTGGGAGTACCTTTCAATATCGCATCGTATGCATTGCTCTTGCAAATGGTAGCCCAAGTTACGGGATTGAAAGCCGGAGATTTTGTACATACCCTGGGAGATGCACATATCTATCTGAACCACTTGGAACAAGTGAAACTCCAACTGAGCCGTGAGCCGCGGGCACTTTCACAAATGAAAATAAATCCGGATGTAAAGAACATATTCGATTTCAAGTATGAAGACTTTGAATTGGTCAATTACAATCCTCACCCGCATATTGCCGGAAAAGTAGCAGTATAG
- a CDS encoding dihydrofolate reductase produces MISIIAAVDRHMAIGYENKLLFWLPNDLKRFKALTTGNTIIMGRKTFESLPKGALPNRRNIVLSTRPDTLCPGAEIFPSLEEALKHCEQDEQIYIIGGASVYRQALPLADALCLTEIDAEAPQADAYFPEVSPEIWQEKSRESHPIDEKHPCPYAFVNYIRR; encoded by the coding sequence ATGATTAGCATTATCGCCGCAGTAGACCGACACATGGCTATCGGTTATGAAAACAAACTGTTATTCTGGCTTCCCAATGACTTGAAACGTTTCAAAGCGCTTACTACCGGGAACACCATCATCATGGGACGGAAAACATTCGAATCACTCCCTAAAGGAGCTTTGCCAAACCGACGCAATATTGTATTGTCTACCCGTCCCGACACCCTATGTCCGGGTGCGGAAATCTTTCCTTCTCTTGAAGAAGCTTTGAAGCACTGTGAACAGGATGAACAAATCTATATTATAGGTGGAGCCAGCGTATACCGCCAGGCTTTGCCATTGGCAGACGCACTCTGCCTGACAGAGATAGATGCCGAAGCTCCTCAAGCAGATGCCTACTTTCCGGAAGTATCCCCTGAAATATGGCAAGAAAAAAGCAGGGAATCCCATCCTATAGATGAAAAACATCCCTGCCCTTATGCTTTTGTCAATTATATCCGCCGATAA
- a CDS encoding Lrp/AsnC family transcriptional regulator, whose amino-acid sequence MGHHQLDTLDEQILQLIADNARIPFLEVARACNVSGAAIHQRIQKLTNLGILKGSEYVIDPEKIGYETCAYIGIYLKDPATFDAVTKALEAIPEIVECHFTTGKYDMFIKLYARNNHHLLSIIHDKLQPLGLSRTETLISFHEAIKRQMPIVIDDVDE is encoded by the coding sequence ATGGGACATCATCAATTGGATACTTTAGACGAGCAGATATTGCAGCTGATTGCCGATAATGCGCGTATTCCTTTCCTCGAAGTTGCCAGAGCTTGTAATGTATCCGGAGCAGCTATTCACCAACGTATTCAGAAACTGACAAATCTGGGTATATTGAAAGGGTCGGAATATGTCATAGATCCGGAAAAGATAGGATATGAGACTTGTGCGTATATCGGAATCTATTTAAAAGATCCCGCAACTTTTGATGCCGTGACAAAAGCGCTGGAAGCCATTCCTGAAATCGTGGAATGTCACTTTACTACCGGTAAATACGATATGTTTATTAAGCTGTATGCACGGAACAATCATCATTTGCTGAGCATTATTCATGATAAATTGCAACCGTTGGGGTTGTCTCGTACGGAAACGTTGATTTCATTCCACGAGGCAATTAAACGTCAGATGCCGATAGTGATAGACGATGTGGATGAATAA
- a CDS encoding IgA Peptidase M64 — MKKHILFLLCLIAVASTRAQVFADHFADKTLRVDYIFNGNASGQAICLDGLSALPTWAGRKHHLAELPLQGNGQIVMRNAASGKTIYTTSFSSLFQEWLETDEARNVTKGFENTFLLPYPLQPVEIEITLLDPRRNVRASMKHIVHPNDVLIEQKGNSHITPHKYLLHNDSPEKCIDVAILAEGYTLQEIQTFYEDADIACKSIFDHEPFKSMKKRFNVVAVASPSTDSGVSVPRLNEWKHTAFGSHFSTFYSDRYLTTSRVKAIHDALAGIPYEHIIILANTEEYGGGGIYNSYTLTTAHHPMFRPVVVHEFGHSFGGLADEYFYDNDVMTDTYPLDIEPWEQNISTQVDFAAKWKDMLSENTPVPTPAEVSENYPTGVYEGGGYSAKGIFRPAENCRMRTNEYPAFCPVCQRALRRIIEFYTE, encoded by the coding sequence ATGAAAAAGCATATCTTATTCTTACTCTGTTTAATAGCCGTAGCATCTACCCGCGCACAAGTCTTTGCCGACCATTTTGCAGATAAAACCCTTCGCGTCGATTATATCTTTAACGGCAATGCATCCGGGCAAGCTATCTGTCTGGACGGGTTATCCGCTCTCCCCACCTGGGCAGGAAGAAAGCATCATCTGGCAGAACTCCCGTTGCAAGGCAACGGACAGATTGTTATGCGCAATGCAGCCAGCGGAAAGACTATTTATACTACCTCTTTCTCCTCACTCTTCCAGGAATGGCTGGAAACGGACGAAGCCCGGAATGTAACTAAAGGATTTGAAAATACATTTCTCCTTCCCTACCCTCTTCAGCCGGTTGAAATAGAAATAACCCTGCTCGACCCACGCCGCAATGTCCGCGCGTCCATGAAACACATCGTGCATCCAAACGATGTATTGATAGAGCAAAAAGGAAATTCACACATCACACCGCATAAATACCTGCTGCACAACGATAGTCCGGAAAAGTGCATCGATGTAGCTATTCTTGCAGAAGGATATACACTCCAAGAAATACAGACATTCTATGAAGATGCAGATATCGCTTGCAAAAGCATTTTCGACCACGAACCTTTCAAATCCATGAAGAAACGGTTCAATGTAGTAGCCGTAGCCAGTCCTTCCACAGATAGCGGAGTCAGCGTGCCAAGATTGAACGAGTGGAAACATACTGCCTTCGGTTCACATTTCAGCACGTTCTATTCCGACCGTTATTTAACAACATCACGCGTAAAAGCAATTCATGATGCTTTAGCCGGAATACCCTATGAACACATTATCATATTGGCTAATACAGAAGAATATGGTGGTGGCGGTATCTATAACTCATACACCCTCACAACAGCCCATCATCCGATGTTCCGGCCGGTAGTAGTACATGAATTCGGACACAGTTTCGGCGGACTTGCCGATGAATACTTCTATGATAATGATGTTATGACCGATACCTACCCCTTGGATATAGAACCGTGGGAGCAGAACATCAGTACACAAGTGGACTTTGCAGCCAAGTGGAAGGACATGCTTAGTGAAAATACTCCCGTTCCCACTCCGGCAGAGGTAAGCGAAAACTATCCGACAGGCGTGTATGAAGGCGGCGGTTATTCAGCGAAAGGGATCTTCCGACCGGCAGAGAATTGCCGCATGCGCACCAATGAATATCCGGCTTTCTGCCCTGTGTGCCAACGCGCTCTTCGCAGAATTATTGAGTTTTATACCGAATAA
- a CDS encoding GNAT family N-acetyltransferase — MIKFQRITTTDAALYKYMEQLMTASFPSEEYRPLEELRNYTDSKPHFYCNIILHQNTPVGFITYWDFGHFCYVEHFAIDPSQRNGGHGKNVLNQLCHQLKKPIILEVEMPEEEMAIRRINFYKRQGFTLWEKPYMQPPYKSGDDYLPMLLMAYGDLECDKDFEQVKKCIYREVYNTK, encoded by the coding sequence ATGATTAAATTTCAACGCATCACCACCACAGATGCAGCCTTGTACAAGTACATGGAGCAGTTGATGACTGCTTCTTTCCCTTCTGAAGAATATCGTCCATTGGAAGAATTGCGTAATTATACAGATAGCAAACCGCATTTTTACTGTAACATTATTCTCCATCAAAATACTCCGGTAGGCTTTATTACCTACTGGGATTTCGGACATTTCTGCTATGTAGAGCATTTTGCCATTGACCCGTCTCAACGCAATGGAGGCCATGGCAAAAACGTTTTAAACCAATTATGTCACCAGCTAAAGAAACCCATTATCCTGGAAGTGGAAATGCCGGAAGAAGAAATGGCAATACGCCGAATCAATTTCTACAAACGGCAAGGTTTTACATTATGGGAAAAGCCGTACATGCAACCGCCTTATAAATCCGGAGATGATTACCTTCCCATGCTATTAATGGCTTATGGCGATTTAGAATGCGATAAAGACTTCGAACAGGTTAAAAAGTGCATCTATCGGGAAGTATACAATACTAAATAA
- a CDS encoding ExbD/TolR family protein, with translation MGKFNKTGKKEMPALNTSSLPDLIFTLLFFFMIVTTMREVTLKVEFKVPQATELEKLEKKSLVTFIYVGKPTAEFRKKLGNESRIQLNDSYAEVAAIQDYIIGERASMKEEDQPQMTVSLKVDQDTKMGIVTDIKEALRKAYALKINYSAQPRQ, from the coding sequence ATGGGAAAATTTAATAAGACTGGTAAAAAAGAAATGCCGGCGTTGAACACTTCTTCTCTGCCTGACCTTATCTTCACCCTGTTGTTCTTCTTCATGATTGTAACAACTATGCGTGAGGTAACATTAAAGGTTGAGTTTAAGGTTCCGCAAGCTACAGAGTTGGAAAAACTTGAAAAGAAGTCTTTGGTTACGTTTATCTATGTAGGAAAACCTACTGCTGAATTCCGTAAGAAATTAGGTAATGAAAGCCGTATCCAGTTGAATGACAGTTATGCTGAAGTTGCAGCAATCCAAGACTATATTATTGGTGAACGTGCCAGTATGAAGGAAGAGGATCAGCCGCAGATGACAGTGTCTTTGAAAGTTGACCAAGATACGAAAATGGGTATCGTAACAGATATCAAAGAGGCTCTTCGTAAAGCGTATGCATTGAAGATTAACTATTCTGCGCAGCCGCGTCAGTAA
- a CDS encoding ExbD/TolR family protein, with protein MAKGKRKVPDINSSSTADIAFLLLIFFLITTSMDTDRGLARRLPPPPEQNQKNDDIKLKERNVLQVFLNMNDQLMCGNDYITTDQLRAKAKEFIANPYNDETKPEKHAKDIPFFGNMMITEKHVISLRCDRGSSYKAYLAVQNELVAAYNELRDELAQEKWQKNYVDLNDDQQKAIRDIYPQKISEAEPKKYGDKK; from the coding sequence ATGGCAAAAGGAAAAAGAAAAGTTCCTGATATTAACTCAAGTTCTACGGCGGATATTGCTTTCCTGTTGTTGATCTTCTTCTTGATTACAACGTCAATGGATACTGACCGTGGTTTGGCAAGACGTTTGCCGCCACCACCGGAGCAGAACCAAAAGAATGACGATATTAAGTTGAAGGAACGCAATGTGTTGCAGGTCTTCCTGAATATGAACGACCAGTTGATGTGCGGAAACGATTATATCACAACAGATCAGTTACGTGCTAAAGCAAAAGAATTTATTGCCAATCCGTATAACGATGAAACCAAACCGGAAAAACATGCAAAGGATATTCCTTTCTTTGGTAACATGATGATTACGGAAAAGCATGTAATTTCTTTGCGTTGCGACCGTGGTTCTTCTTATAAGGCATATCTTGCTGTACAAAACGAGCTGGTTGCAGCATACAATGAGTTACGTGATGAGTTGGCTCAGGAAAAATGGCAAAAGAACTATGTTGATTTGAATGACGATCAACAAAAAGCAATTCGTGACATTTATCCTCAGAAGATCTCTGAGGCAGAACCTAAAAAATACGGAGATAAGAAGTAA
- a CDS encoding MotA/TolQ/ExbB proton channel family protein, which yields MKKLFAIVAVMGVLTFGSTQLAQAQDAPAAEQTEQAAPAAQAAPADEAAAPVVAEEGGIHKEIKTKFIEGTASFMSLVAIALVIGLAFCIERIIYLSLAEINTKKFIAAIEAALEKGDVEAAKDIARNTRGPIASIYYQGLMRIDQGIDVVEKSVVSYGGVQAGYLEKGCSWITLFIAMAPSLGFLGTVIGMVQAFDKIQQVGDISPTVVAGGMKVALITTIFGLIVALILQVFYNYILSKIEALTSEMEDSSISLLDMVIKYDLKYKK from the coding sequence ATGAAAAAGTTATTTGCAATTGTTGCTGTGATGGGAGTCTTAACATTTGGCTCAACTCAACTTGCTCAGGCTCAAGATGCTCCTGCTGCTGAACAAACAGAACAAGCTGCTCCTGCAGCACAAGCAGCTCCTGCTGATGAAGCTGCCGCTCCTGTTGTAGCTGAAGAAGGCGGTATTCACAAAGAAATCAAGACTAAATTTATTGAAGGTACTGCATCTTTCATGAGTTTGGTTGCCATCGCATTGGTTATCGGTCTTGCTTTCTGTATCGAGCGTATCATTTACCTGAGTTTGGCTGAAATCAACACCAAGAAGTTTATTGCCGCTATCGAAGCTGCTTTGGAAAAAGGTGATGTTGAAGCTGCCAAAGACATTGCACGCAACACAAGAGGTCCTATCGCTTCTATCTACTATCAGGGTTTGATGAGAATCGATCAGGGTATCGATGTAGTTGAAAAGTCAGTTGTATCTTACGGTGGTGTACAGGCTGGTTACCTGGAAAAAGGTTGCTCTTGGATCACACTGTTTATCGCAATGGCTCCGTCATTAGGATTCTTGGGTACTGTAATCGGTATGGTGCAGGCATTTGATAAGATCCAACAAGTAGGTGATATCTCTCCGACGGTTGTAGCAGGTGGTATGAAGGTTGCCTTGATTACAACTATCTTCGGTTTGATCGTTGCTTTGATTCTGCAGGTATTCTATAACTATATCCTGTCTAAGATTGAAGCTTTGACCAGCGAAATGGAAGATTCTTCTATCTCACTGTTGGATATGGTTATCAAATATGACTTGAAATACAAAAAATAA
- a CDS encoding TatD family hydrolase — protein sequence MKLVDSHSHLFLEDFQSDLPQVMMRAREAGVTHIFMPNIDSTTIEPMLKVCSEYKGYCFPMIGLHPTSVDAGYEKELAVVAGHLAMPDGYVAIGEIGMDLYWDKTYLKEQQIAFERQVRWALEYGLPVVIHCREAFDYIYDILKPYKTSSLRGIFHSFTGTREEAFRMLEFSNFFIGINGVVTFKKSGLPEVLQNIPLERIVLETDSPYLTPVPNRGKRNESANVKDTLLKVAEIYGNSPEEIGGITSENALKVFGMLK from the coding sequence ATGAAATTAGTAGATTCACATTCCCACCTTTTTTTGGAGGACTTCCAATCGGATTTGCCGCAGGTGATGATGCGCGCCCGGGAAGCAGGAGTCACCCATATTTTTATGCCCAATATAGACAGTACCACTATTGAACCCATGCTTAAGGTCTGTTCGGAGTACAAGGGGTATTGTTTTCCGATGATAGGGCTGCATCCCACTTCTGTGGATGCCGGTTATGAGAAGGAACTGGCTGTTGTGGCCGGACATCTGGCAATGCCGGACGGTTATGTCGCAATCGGTGAAATAGGCATGGATCTTTATTGGGATAAAACTTACCTGAAGGAACAGCAGATTGCCTTTGAACGGCAGGTGCGGTGGGCGTTGGAGTATGGATTACCCGTAGTGATTCATTGCCGGGAGGCGTTCGACTATATATATGATATATTGAAACCGTATAAAACGTCTTCTCTAAGGGGGATTTTCCATAGTTTTACGGGAACACGGGAAGAGGCATTCCGTATGCTGGAGTTTTCTAATTTCTTCATTGGGATTAACGGTGTGGTGACATTTAAGAAATCGGGATTGCCGGAAGTTTTGCAAAATATCCCCTTGGAACGGATTGTTCTTGAAACCGATTCTCCCTATCTAACTCCCGTGCCGAACCGGGGTAAAAGAAACGAGAGTGCGAATGTAAAGGATACTCTGTTAAAAGTAGCGGAAATATACGGAAATTCGCCTGAAGAAATAGGCGGTATCACTTCTGAAAACGCTTTAAAAGTGTTTGGAATGCTCAAATAA
- a CDS encoding polyprenyl synthetase family protein → MFTASELLDKINSHIADLQFERTPKGLYDPVAYVLSMGGKRIRPVLMLMAYNLYKEDVRPVFSPATGIEVYHNYTLLHDDLMDRADKRRGKETVHKVWNDNTAILSGDAMLVLAYQFMAQCPAEHLKAVMDLFSLTALEICEGQQMDMDFEQRSDVKEEEYLEMIRLKTSVLLAASLKIGALLGGASAEDAERLYDFGMNMGVAFQLKDDLLDVYGDTAVFGKNIGGDILCNKKTYMLIKALEHADKEQATQLKHWITVTDFDPAEKIEAVTGLYNRIGVKLLCENKMSEYNNKALESLAAVNVTAERKRELDKLIKELMYREV, encoded by the coding sequence ATGTTTACAGCTTCCGAACTTCTCGATAAAATAAATTCCCATATTGCGGATTTGCAGTTTGAACGTACTCCGAAAGGGTTGTACGACCCGGTTGCCTATGTTTTGTCCATGGGTGGAAAAAGAATCCGCCCCGTGCTGATGCTGATGGCTTATAATCTTTATAAGGAAGATGTCAGACCGGTATTCTCACCGGCAACAGGCATCGAGGTCTATCATAATTATACATTGCTGCATGACGACCTGATGGACCGTGCCGATAAACGCCGCGGAAAAGAAACGGTGCATAAGGTATGGAATGATAATACGGCTATCCTTTCGGGTGACGCAATGCTGGTGCTGGCTTATCAGTTTATGGCGCAATGTCCGGCCGAACACTTGAAGGCCGTGATGGATTTGTTCAGCCTGACGGCTCTTGAAATTTGCGAAGGTCAGCAGATGGATATGGATTTTGAGCAGCGGAGCGATGTGAAGGAGGAGGAATACCTGGAGATGATTCGTCTGAAAACATCCGTGCTGCTGGCGGCAAGTTTGAAAATCGGAGCATTGTTGGGCGGTGCCTCTGCTGAAGATGCGGAACGGCTGTATGACTTTGGCATGAATATGGGTGTCGCTTTTCAGCTGAAAGACGATTTGCTGGATGTGTACGGTGATACTGCCGTATTTGGTAAAAATATAGGTGGGGATATCCTGTGCAACAAGAAAACCTATATGTTGATAAAGGCTTTGGAACATGCGGATAAGGAGCAGGCTACGCAATTGAAGCATTGGATAACCGTTACGGACTTTGACCCGGCTGAGAAGATAGAGGCTGTAACCGGTTTGTATAACCGGATAGGGGTTAAACTCCTTTGTGAAAACAAAATGTCGGAATACAACAACAAGGCTTTGGAAAGCCTGGCTGCCGTGAATGTGACGGCTGAGAGGAAAAGAGAACTGGATAAGCTTATAAAGGAGTTGATGTACCGGGAAGTGTAA
- a CDS encoding energy transducer TonB: MEIKKTPKADLENKKSTWLLVGYVIVLAFMFVAFEWTKRDIKIDTSQAITDLVFEEEIIPITEQPEQVAPPPPEAPSIAETLTIVDDDADVEETTIATSEETNQAVEIKYVPVAVEEEEPEEQTIFEVVEQMPEFPNGGMAGLMQYLSKNIKYPTIAQENGTQGRVTVQFVVNRDGSIVDAKVLRGVDPYLDKEAIRVISSMPKWKPGMQRGKAVRVKYTVPVMFRLQ; the protein is encoded by the coding sequence ATGGAAATTAAAAAGACACCTAAGGCAGACTTGGAGAACAAAAAGTCGACTTGGCTGCTTGTCGGTTACGTGATTGTGCTCGCGTTTATGTTCGTTGCATTCGAATGGACAAAACGTGATATCAAGATTGATACGAGCCAGGCAATTACCGACCTTGTATTTGAAGAGGAAATCATTCCGATTACGGAACAACCCGAGCAGGTGGCTCCACCGCCCCCCGAAGCTCCGTCGATTGCAGAAACCCTGACAATCGTGGATGACGACGCAGATGTGGAGGAAACCACGATAGCTACATCTGAAGAAACCAATCAGGCTGTGGAAATCAAATATGTTCCCGTAGCTGTTGAAGAGGAAGAACCGGAAGAACAAACTATCTTCGAGGTAGTAGAACAGATGCCGGAATTCCCTAATGGTGGTATGGCTGGTTTGATGCAGTATTTGAGCAAGAACATCAAATATCCTACTATCGCTCAGGAAAACGGAACTCAAGGTCGTGTAACCGTACAGTTCGTTGTTAACAGAGACGGTAGTATCGTAGATGCTAAAGTGCTTAGAGGTGTTGACCCGTATTTGGATAAAGAGGCAATCCGTGTGATCAGCTCCATGCCGAAATGGAAACCGGGTATGCAGCGTGGTAAAGCGGTACGTGTTAAATACACAGTGCCTGTGATGTTCCGCTTGCAGTAA
- the cmk gene encoding (d)CMP kinase — translation MKKITIAIDGFSSCGKSTMAKDLAREIGYIYIDSGAMYRAVTLYSMENGIFTAEGIDTEKLKKQINSIRISFQLNPETGRPDTYLNGINVEKKIRTMEVSSRVSPIAALDFVREAMVAQQQEMGKAKGIVMDGRDIGTTVFPDAELKIFVTASPEIRAQRRYDELKAKGEEAGFDEILENVKQRDYIDQNREVSPLRKADDALLLDNSHMTISQQKEWLAEQFEKVCKS, via the coding sequence ATGAAAAAGATAACAATCGCAATCGACGGCTTCTCTTCGTGCGGAAAAAGCACAATGGCCAAGGACCTCGCCCGTGAAATCGGCTATATTTATATCGACAGCGGAGCCATGTACCGTGCCGTCACTTTATATAGTATGGAGAACGGTATCTTCACAGCCGAGGGCATCGATACGGAAAAACTGAAAAAGCAGATCAACAGCATCCGCATATCCTTTCAGCTGAACCCGGAAACGGGACGTCCCGACACCTACCTGAACGGCATCAATGTGGAAAAGAAAATCCGCACAATGGAAGTATCCTCCCGCGTCAGTCCCATTGCCGCCCTCGACTTTGTGCGCGAAGCAATGGTGGCCCAACAACAGGAAATGGGCAAAGCCAAAGGCATTGTCATGGACGGTCGCGACATCGGCACTACCGTATTTCCGGATGCCGAACTTAAGATATTCGTAACTGCCTCTCCCGAAATCCGTGCACAGCGCAGATACGATGAACTGAAAGCCAAAGGAGAGGAAGCCGGTTTCGACGAAATCCTGGAGAATGTGAAGCAGAGGGATTATATAGACCAGAACAGGGAAGTGAGTCCGCTCCGCAAAGCCGACGACGCACTGCTGCTCGACAACAGCCACATGACCATTTCCCAACAAAAGGAATGGCTGGCAGAACAGTTCGAAAAAGTGTGCAAATCATAA
- a CDS encoding 4-hydroxy-3-methylbut-2-enyl diphosphate reductase: MAKVEIDEGSGFCFGVVTAINKAEEELSKSGTLYCLGDIVHNSREVERLKAMGLITINHGEFNRLHNAKVLLRAHGEPPETYITARRNNIEIIDATCPVVLRLQKKIKQEYIQEDNEDKQIVIYGKNGHAEVLGLVGQTTGKAIVIEKLEEAKSLDFSKSIRLYSQTTKSLDEFQKIVEYIKEHISSDVTFEYYDTICRQVANRIPNIRKFAASHDLVFFVSGKKSSNGKILFNECKKVNPNSHLIDSAEEIDNRLLIGTESIGICGATSTPKWLMEEISKAIKSRI; this comes from the coding sequence ATGGCAAAAGTGGAAATAGACGAAGGTTCCGGCTTCTGCTTCGGGGTAGTTACCGCAATCAATAAAGCAGAAGAAGAGTTATCCAAAAGCGGAACATTATACTGTTTGGGAGACATTGTGCACAACAGCCGTGAAGTGGAGCGCTTGAAAGCAATGGGGCTTATCACCATCAACCACGGGGAGTTCAACCGCCTGCATAATGCCAAAGTTTTATTGCGGGCACACGGCGAACCGCCCGAAACCTATATAACCGCCAGGCGCAACAATATTGAAATAATCGACGCCACTTGTCCGGTGGTTCTCCGCTTACAAAAGAAAATCAAGCAGGAGTATATCCAGGAAGACAATGAGGACAAACAAATCGTCATATACGGAAAGAACGGACATGCAGAAGTCCTGGGACTGGTGGGGCAAACCACAGGAAAAGCAATTGTTATAGAAAAGCTGGAAGAAGCCAAGTCACTGGATTTCAGCAAGAGCATACGCCTCTACTCGCAAACCACCAAGTCGCTGGATGAATTTCAAAAAATCGTGGAATACATAAAAGAACATATATCCTCCGATGTCACTTTCGAATATTACGACACCATATGCCGGCAAGTAGCCAACCGCATTCCCAACATCCGGAAATTCGCAGCTTCGCACGATTTGGTATTCTTCGTCAGCGGCAAGAAAAGTTCCAATGGAAAAATCCTGTTCAACGAATGCAAGAAGGTAAATCCCAACTCGCACCTTATCGACAGTGCGGAAGAGATAGACAACCGGTTACTCATTGGCACAGAGTCCATTGGTATTTGTGGAGCCACTTCCACTCCCAAATGGCTGATGGAAGAAATATCCAAGGCAATAAAATCACGAATTTAA
- the pfkA gene encoding 6-phosphofructokinase: MGTIKCIGILTSGGDAPGMNAAIRAVTRAAIYNGLQVKGIYRGYKGLVTGEIKEFKSQNVSNIIQLGGTILKTARCKEFTTPEGRQIAYDNMKKEGIDALVVIGGDGSLSGARIFAQEFDVPCIGLPGTIDNDLYGTDTTIGYDTALNTILDAVDKIRDTATSHERLFFVEVMGRDAGFLALNGAIASGAEAAIIPEFSTEVDQLEEFIKNGFRKSKNSSIVLVAESELTGGAMHYAERVKNEYPQYDVRVTILGHLQRGGSPTAHDRILASRLGAAAIDAIMEGQRNVMIGIEHDEVVYVPFTKAIKNDKPIKKDLVNVLRELSI; the protein is encoded by the coding sequence ATGGGAACAATTAAGTGTATCGGTATTTTAACATCGGGCGGCGACGCTCCGGGAATGAATGCGGCTATCCGTGCGGTAACACGTGCGGCTATCTACAACGGACTTCAGGTTAAAGGCATATATAGAGGTTACAAAGGCTTAGTAACCGGTGAAATCAAAGAATTCAAGAGCCAGAATGTAAGTAACATCATCCAATTGGGCGGTACTATCCTGAAAACAGCGCGCTGTAAAGAGTTTACCACGCCCGAAGGACGGCAGATAGCATACGATAACATGAAGAAAGAGGGTATCGATGCCCTGGTGGTTATCGGTGGCGACGGCTCTCTGTCCGGTGCACGCATCTTTGCGCAAGAATTTGATGTGCCCTGTATCGGTCTGCCGGGAACCATCGACAACGACCTGTACGGAACGGATACCACAATCGGTTACGACACCGCCCTGAATACGATTTTGGATGCCGTAGACAAAATCCGCGACACCGCAACTTCTCACGAACGTCTTTTCTTCGTCGAGGTTATGGGACGCGATGCCGGTTTCCTTGCCTTGAACGGCGCTATCGCATCCGGAGCCGAGGCTGCCATCATACCGGAATTTAGCACGGAAGTGGACCAATTGGAAGAGTTCATCAAGAACGGTTTCCGGAAGTCTAAGAACAGCAGCATCGTGCTCGTTGCCGAAAGTGAACTGACCGGTGGTGCAATGCACTATGCGGAACGTGTGAAAAACGAATATCCCCAATACGACGTACGCGTCACAATCCTCGGACACTTGCAGCGTGGCGGCAGTCCTACGGCACACGACCGTATCCTTGCCAGCCGATTGGGTGCTGCCGCAATCGACGCCATCATGGAAGGACAACGTAATGTGATGATAGGCATAGAACACGATGAAGTGGTTTATGTACCTTTCACGAAAGCCATCAAAAACGACAAGCCGATCAAGAAAGACCTGGTTAATGTACTGAGGGAACTTTCCATTTAA